In Hyalangium ruber, the DNA window CAGCCCTCGACGATTCGCTGGCCGAGCTGCCGCCCCAGCTCCACCGTCGCCTCCAGGTGCTCGCAGGCCTCCATGGGGCGATCGGCGTCGAGCAGGAAGCAGCCCAGGTTGAGCCGGGCGATCGCATAGCCCGAGCGGTTGCCCGTCCCCAGCGCCTTGGCGATGGCCTCTTCCAGGAACTCCACCGCCTCCGAGGTGCCTCCGGCCTCGCCGATGGCGAGGGCCAGGTTGTTGAGGAACAGCACCTCGAAGGTCCTGTCGCCGACCACCCGGAACAGCTCCAGCGCGGCGTGCAGGTGGGGCACGGCGCCGGCGGGGCCTCCGCGCACCTGCTCGGTGATGCCCAGGTTGCCCAGGGCGTAGGCCTCCAGCCAGCGATCCCGTCCCGAGGGCAGGTGCTGCGCCTGCTGCACGAGCTCCCAGGCCGCGGCCACATTCCCCTCGTGCCGGGCGACGATGGAGAGATCGACGAGGATGCGCTTCTGCCGAGCCACCTCTCCCAGCGCTTGGAAGGAGGTGCGCGCCAGCTCCAGATCCCTCCGCGCGGCGGCGAGCTCGCCCGTCTCCAAGTGGGCTCGGCCCCGCACCGCGAGCGCCTCGGCCCGCGGCAGGGAGCTCTCCGAGAGCGTGGCCGCCTGCTCCAGGGCCCGATCCAGGCGGGGCAGCGTGATGCCCACCGGTCCGCGCGAGGCGATGTCCGGCTCGAGCACCACCAGCGCCTCCAGCGCGCGCAGCACGGACTCGGGCGTCGGAGGCCACGCCGCGAGCGCATGGTCACACACGGCCAGCAGGTTCTCGCGCTCCAGGGACAGGCGGCGCAGCGCCTCGGCGTCGCCCCGGCGCGCCGTCTCGTGGAGCTCCCGGCCCAGGGCCAGGTAGTAATCCGCGTGCCGCGCCACCAGCGCCGGGCCGCTGCCCGTCTCCGCCAGCCGCGCCGAGGCGTACTCGCGGATGCTCTCGTACATGCCCAGGCGAAGCTCGCCGGGCAGCCCCTCGGGCGCGTCCGCCCGCAGCAGCGACTTGGAGCGCAGCGCCTGGACGATCTCCAGCACGTCCACGCCGCCTGGGGGCAGCGCGAGCACCGCCTCGGCGGACTCCAGGGAGAAGCCGCCCCGGAACACCGAGCACTGCGCCAGCACCGCCTGCTCGATCATGTCCAGCAGGTTCCAGGACCAGTCGATGGCGCCGCGCAGCGTCGCCTGGCGCGACATCGCGTCGCGCTGCCCACCGCGCAGCAGATCGAAGCGCCGCGACAGCCGCTCGCGAATCTGCGACACCCCGAGCAGGGCGGTGCGCGCCGCCGCCAGCTCGATGGCCAGGGCGATGCCATCCAGCCGCCGGACGATGTCGGCCACCAGGGGGGCCTCCGTCTCCGACAACTCGAAGCTCCCACGCGCCGCGCGGGCCCGGCGGACGAACAGGCGCACCGCCTCCGAGCGGGCGATCGCCTCCACCCCGCTGTCCGCCTCGCTCGGCAGCCCCAGCGGGGCCAGATCCAGGATGCGCTCCCCGGCGAGGCGCAGCGACTCCTGGGACGTGATGAGGAAGCGCACCTGCGGCGCCATCACCATCCAGCGTCGGAGCGCGGCCGGGATGTGCTGTGTGAGGTGCTCCAGGTTGTCGAGGATGATCAGCGCCTGCCCGCGGCCGCTCAGCGCGCTGCCCAGCACCCCCACCAGCTCGGTCGCCCCGCCGCTGCTGAGGTGTACCCCGAGCGCCTGGCTCACGACGTGGCAGATGTCCTCCACCGTCGCCGCCTCGGTGAGATCGCACCACCAGACGCCACCATCCCACTGGCGCGTGCCCATCTGCAGGCTGCCGAAGTAGGCGGCCAGCCGCGTCTTGCCCATGCCGCCCGGGCCCAGGATGGTGATGAGCCGGGCACCCTCCCCCAGCCACAGCCGCAGCGTGTTCAGCTCCTCCTCGCGGCCGATGATGTCTCCCGGATCCTCGGGCAGGTTGCCCCGGCGCTCCTCGCGCACGCGCAGCGTCTCGAAGCGCCGGTCCGCCAGCGCCACGGGCAGCACCTCCAGCAGCGGCACGGGCTCGGCGATGCCCTTGAGGCGGAAGCTGCCCAGCACGCGCACCACGGGCCGGTCCAGGCGATCCAGCAGGCCGGCCACCTGCGCCCACGCGGCCCCGCTCACGAGCACCTGGCCGCCATGGCCCGCCTCGGCCACGCGGGAGGCGACGTTCACCATCCGACCGATGTAGTCCACCTGCCCGGTGCGCGCGTTGAGGCGCCGCTCGGGCTCGCCCACGTGGATGCCCATGCGCACCCGGAGGCCCCGGTGCAACACCCCCCGGGGGCCGCGCACGGGTGCCGCCTCGGGCTCGGCGAGGATCTCCTCCGGCCAGGGCGCCTCCAGCAGCATCTGCTGCACGTTGAGGCACCAGCGCATGGCCTCCAGCGCGGTGGGAAAGGCCACCATGAAGGAGTCGCCCTGCGTCTTCACCTCATAGCCCGAGCTGGAGGCCAGCAAGGTGCGGAGGATCCGATCGTGGAGCTCCAGCGCCACGCGCATGCCCTCGCTGCAATGCTCCCACAGCCGGGTCGAGCCCTCGATGTCCGTGAAGACGAGGGCCACCGTCCCGGACGGGGCTTCCAGAGGCATGGCGAGTGCGTTCATGGGCCAGCTTCAGTGACGCCTCAACGGTGCCGCAAGGCTCCCAAGAAGAGAGCCATCCCCCACGCCGAGGCATCCCCAGATATCGAGAACTGGACGAATGATCGGTGGGCTGTTGGCCAGCGCACGTCCAACTCGTTCGGAACCGGAACTCAGAGCGCCTTGGAAAGTTGCAGCAGCTCACTCCTTGGCACTCTGGCCCTGGAAAGGGACCCCCATGACAAACGCGACGAAGAGGCCGGTCGGAAGCGCCTGTACGGAAGCGCGAGTGAATGCCAGGGTGCTGTGTGCAGCTGTGCTCCTGCTGGTTGGGGCGCCAGGCTGCGGCCCGGAGGAGTTCCCCAAGGAGTCGGAGGAAGGCGCGCTGGAGAGCCAGAGCCAGGAGCTGGTCTCTGACAATGGGTTCACCCTCAACGGGCTGTCAGCCAATGGGCTGTCGGCCAACGGGCTCTCCTTCAATGGGCTCTCCTTCAACGGGCTGTCAGCCAACGGACTGGCGAGCGCCGAGTTCGCGAGCTGGTTCGCGCAGGACCCCATCCTCTCCACCATGGTGATGACGTACCTGGTCCGCTGCGCGGTTCCCGCGGGCCAGAGCCGCTCCTATACCGATGCCGAAACGGGCCAGAGCTATAGCTGGAACGGAGCGCTGGGCCTCACGCCCGGCTGGAGCAACGGCCAGCCCGCGAGCTTTGCCGAGCAACAGGTCCTCACCGCCTGTCTGCTGGCCCATGTGAACCAGGCGGGCGCGAACCTCAACATCTCCGTCCTTGGACGGAGCGCGGTGGGCCAGCCCATCCCCTTCACCCCCCACGAGCTGCTGAGCTATCCGGTCCAGGAGGCCTGCTTCTTCGGCAACCTCTTCACCCAGCAGGGCCTCTTCTTCGGCGTGGATCGGCTGCCCCTCAATGGCGCCATCCACACCCGGGCCTGCACCGTCTCGGGAGGCTCGGATTCGAGCTGCGCGCCGATCGAGTACGCCGGCTCGTGCTGGCAACACTGCCAGGCGGACCTGCTGGCGGGGCCCTCCTACAAGACCTGCACCTATAATGGTGTGACGTACCGGGCCCTCAGCACGCGGATGCGCAGGCAAGACTTCAAGCTGCTGGCGAGCGCGCTCGAGTAGCGGACGTTAGCGCCCGCGACGACCCGGCTTGAACTTGCCCTTGCCCCGGGGCTTGGGCCCGCCGCCCTTCCCCGGAGCGCCCTTGCGCTTGCCCGCGGGGGCGGCCTTGAGCGCCTTCTTCCGCTCTGGCGCCGGCCGGCGCGAAGGCCGCTTCTCCCCGGCCTCTTCAGACGGCCGCTCGTGCGAGAACGCCGGCGCGGGACGCTCTCCGCCCTGCCGCAGGCTGCGCGCGGCCAGGGCCCGGAGCCGATCGAACCCCGGAGGCGGTGTCGGCGGGGGCGCATCCGCCATGAAGGCCGCCAACGGATCTCCCTCCGGAGGCGGAGGCTCGGGGCGCCAGGGCTTCCGCGTGTCCTCGGCCTCCCGAGGGGACGGGGACTCCTCCGCCGGACGCACGAGGAAGCGCCGGCGACCGCGGCCCCCCTCGGACGCGGGGGCTTGCTCCCTGGGAGGGGCACGCCGGGACTCCTCGTAGCGCTCCGTGGGGCGCTCGGCCTTCCAGCGCTTGCGCTCGGCCTTGCTCGGCGCCGCCTCCTCGCGCTGCCCCGCGCGAACGAACCGCCCCCGGCGAGGCTCCTCGAACCGAGGCGCCTCTTGCCGCGCCTGGGGCCGCACCACGCCAAACCGCGGCGCCTCGTCGAAGCGGGCGGAAGGCTGCCACTCCTCGCGCGGCCCACGGCGCTGGGGCCGCTCGCGGCGCGTCACCGGCTTGCCGTCGATCTCCAGCGCCTCGAAGTCCATCTGCCGCCGCTCGGGGTTCACGGACACCAGCCGCACCCGGCACCGCTGCCCCACGCGGATGCGCCGCCCGTCCGGGAACACCAGCGCGTGCAGCAGCTTGTCCAGCCGCCCGCCGAAGCCGATCGACTCGGTCTTGATGAGCCCCTCCACGTGCTCGACCTCCAGCTCCGCGAAGAAGCCGAAGTCGGTGATGGAGGAGACGGTGGCGTCGAACTCCTCGCCCACCCGGTCCTGCATCAGCAGCGTGGCGTAGAAGGAGACCACCTCGCGCTCCACCTGCATGGCGGCGCGCTCGCGCTCGGAGCTCTGCTCGGCCATGTCCTCGAGCTGGGACTCCTCGCGATCCAGCGCCGCCTGGGAGCGCTTCTTGCCCTTGCGCAGCCAGTGGGCCTTGAGCAGCCGGTGGACCAGCAGGTCCGGGTAGCGGCGGATGGGTGAGGTGAAGTGCAGGTAGTGCTCGGCGGCCAGGCCGTAGTGCCCCACGCGCGAGGCCGAGTACACCGCCTGCATCATCGAGCGCAGCAACAGCTGGTTGAGCGCGCGCTGCTCCGGGTGGCCCTCGAGCTGGGAGATGAAGGCATCCAGCTCCTTGGAGGTGACGCCGTCGTCGAAGCGCAGCTTGAAGCCGTACGCCTGGGCCAGCGCGGCGAAGGCGGCCAGCTTCTGCTCGTCCGGCTCGCCGTGGAAGCGGTAGACGGAAGGCAGGCCCTCGTCCTGGAAGAACTTGGCCACGGCCTCGTTGGCCGCGAGCATGCACTCCTCGATGAGGCGGTGGCTCTCCTTGCGCTCGCGCTTCTCCATGCGCTCGGGCATGCCATCCTCGCCCACCACCACCTTGTGCTCGGGCAGGTCGAAGTCGATGGCGCCGCGCTCCTTGCGCATCTTTCGCAGCGCGCGGGAGACGGCCAGCAGCCGCTCGAACAGCGGGCGCAGCGCGTTGCGGTGGGGCACGTCCTTGCCATCCAGGACGTCCTGCACCTCGTTGTAGGTACACCGGGCCACGCTGCGCATGACGCCCGGGTACAGCTCATAGGAGCGAAGCTGGGCGCGCGCGTCGAACACCATGTCGGCGACCATGCACAGCCGATCCTCCTCGGGGCGCAGCGAGCAGATGCCGTTGCTCAGCCGCTCCGGGAGCATGGGCAGCACGCGGTCCGGCAGGTACACCGAGGTGGCGCGGCGCAGCGCCTCCGCGTTGAGCGGGCTGCCCTCGCGCACGTAGTGCGTCACATCCGCGATGGCCACCACCAGGCGCCAGCCATTTCCGTGGGGCTCGGCGTACACGGCGTCGTCGAAGTCGCGCGCGTCCTCGCCGTCGATGGTGATGAGCGGCAGGGTGCGCAAGTCCTTCCGCGCCTCGCCGCGCGCCTCCTCCTCGGAGACCGCCGCGCCCACCGCGTCCGCCTCGTCCATCACCTCGGGCGGGAACTCGTCGTTGAAGCCCTTCCCGTAGGCGATGGAGAGCACCTCCACGCTCGGGTCTCCCGGTCGTCCCAGCGAGCCAGCCACCTCGCCGAAGAGCCCCTGGCCCGGGTCCAGCATCCGCGCGCCCACGCCCAGGCGCACCTTCACCATGTCCCCATCCCGCGCCATCTGCGTGCGCGGTACCCGGATGGGCCCTTGCAGGCTCGTATCGCTCGGCACCACCTGCGCGTGCCGCCCGCCCTGCTCCTGGTACTCGCCCACCACCAGCTCGCGCCGGCGCTGCACCACGGTGACCAGCCGGCCCTCGAGCCGGCCCGGCCGGCCCGCGACCTCCACCACCACGCGATCCTGGTCCAGGGCGCGCGCGGCCTCCGCCGGCGGCAGGAAGACATCGTCCCCCTCGCCCGAGAGCGGGCGGACGAAGCCGAAGCCGTCCCGGTGAACGGAGAGGATGCCCTCCACCTGGTTGCGCTCCGGGCGGGTAGGCAGGGGCTCCTTGCGACCCTTGCGACCCTTCGGCTCGGCGGGCGCGGGGCGCCGCTCCTCGAGCCGGAAGCGCTTGCCCTCCTTGAGGATCTCCCCGCCGCGCACCAGATCGCGAAGGGCGCGCTTGAGGGCGGTCTGCTGCCCGGGGTGAAGACCGGCGAGCCTGAGGAGTTCCTTCACTCCCAGGGGGTGATCGGCATCGGAGAGGATCTGCTTCAGCTGTTCAGGCGAAGGATTCACAAGGACTCGTAGCGTGGACCTGTCCGCTACGAGAACGGGTAGGCCCTGTCTCGCTGGAGGGGAACCCCCCAGCGAGCGGTTGACTCCTGGCCTGCCCCAGCGGGAGCGGGCTTCAGGGCTTGACCGTCACGTTGATCTTGAACGAGCGCTCCACCACGCCCGGCGTGAAGGCCTTGGCGAGGAAGAACTCCATCTCGCTGGCCCCGGGGCTGCGCGGGGTGAAGAAGAACTCGCGGGTGGCCGTGCCGCCCTCACCCGTACCCGGCTCGAAGCGCGCCTCGCGCAGACCCACGCGCTTGGCCATCGTCGGCTCGACGGCCCAGGTGTAACCGGGCTGCTCCTGCAGGCGCACCGTGAGGCCGTTGTTGAGCTTCACGTCCACCGAGGTGGGCACCTCGCCCTCCACGTGGACGATCTCCATGTCCTCGCGGGACACGCGCGCCTCGACCGGCCGCGGCTCGAAGTTCTCCACGCTCACCCGACCGCCCCACCCGGAGGCCTTCTCCACCACGCCCGTCACCTGGAGCAGCTGCCCCACGTTGCGGCGCATGCCCTTGGTGCCCTTGCCCTCGAGGATGAAGGACACCTGCTGCCGGGTACCGGCGTTGGAGACCACGAGCACGAAGTCCTCGCCCGTCATCTCCAGGTTGCCGCGCAGCGAGGCGAAGCCCTTGATGCCCGCGCCCATTCCGGCGCTCACCACCATGGACACCTCGCCGGGCGACAGGAAGCGCAGCTTGGCCTCCGTCTCGACCGGAGCGACGACAGGAACCTCGGCCTCTGGCTTCTTGGCGGAGTACTTCCGGACATCCACCGTGCCGCCGTAGTTCGTCGTCTTGCGGATCAGCCCGCTGACGGAGACCTTGTGGTCCACGTACGCGGGCAGCACTTCCTGATCCGGGCCCATCAGCAGGAACGTCAGCTCGCGCTTGTCGCGGCCCACGACGATCAGCTGCGGCAGGCCCTCTTGGACGACCAGGCGGCCCTTGAGGCTGCCCTCGCCGAAGACGCCCCGGCCCTCGCCGGCGGTGAGCAGTTGCTCCATCTCACGCTTGGTGAGCGGATCTCCCGGAGGAGGCAGCTTCGTGGCGCGCGGCCGCTGGCGCTCGGGCGGCGGCGCGACCGGAGCGGCCGCGGCCTTGGCGCCCTTGCCCCCGGCCTTCCCCTTGGGAGCGGCCTCGGCCTTCTCGCCCTTCTCAGCCTTCTCGGGCTTGGTGGCTTCGGCCTTCTCGGCCTTCTCGGCCTTCTCAGCCTTCTCGCCCTTCTCAGCCTTCTCGGGCTTGGTGGCCTCGGCCTTCTCAGCCTTCTCGCCCTTCTCGGCCTTGGCTGCCTTGCCCTTGGCAGGGGCCTTGGCGGCGGGAGCCTTGGCGGCGGGAGTCTTGGCGGCGGGAGCCTTGGCGCCCTTGCCTCCAGTGACCTTCTCCTTCACGGCCTTCGCCACCTTCGTCGCCACTTTCGCCACCCGCTTGCTCGCGTTCTTGAGAAGTTCCAGCCGCGCTGCCTTGTCCTTCTTGGCTGCGGAGGTCGCCTTCTTGGCCCCGGACTTGGGCTTGGCCATCGACGCTGTCTCCCTAGGGTTTCCCGTGTGATTTCAACGGGTTGGCGGGTCGCCTCCCCGACTTGAGGCGTGTCACGCGATCAACGGAGCTTGTAACGGTGATCAGCGGGACTGTCAAACAAAGTCTTGAATTTCCTAGAGACTTCGATCTCAGTGCCCCCCATGAGCATTGGATCCGATCTGTTGCCGGTGGAGGACGCGCGTGCGCGCGCGCTCGCCCTCGCCTCTCCCCTACCCGCCGAGTGGGCCCGCCTCGAGGAGGCCCTGGGCCGGGCGCTCGCGGCGGATGTCCGCGCCCAGCGGACGCTGCCCCCGTGGGACAACTCCGCCATGGACGGCTACGCGGTGCGTAGCGCGGACCTTACCGGGCAACTGCCCGCGCGGCTCACCATTCTGGAGACGATCCACGCTGGCGGCACGCCCCGCCACGAGCTGCGTCCTGGCACCTGCGCCCGGATCATGACCGGCGCGCCGCTACCGGCGGGGGCGGATGCGGTGGTGATGCAGGAGCGCACGAAGCCCGGAGCCCCAGGCGAGACGCCACCCACCGTGGAGATCCTCGAGGCCGTCGCGGCGGGCGCCTTCGTCCGCCCCCGAGGAGAGGATGCCCGGGCCGGAGAGCCCCTGCTCGTCCAGGGTACGCCGCTGGGCATTCCGGAGGTGGGGTTGCTGACCGGCCAGGGGATGTCCCTGGTGCCCGTGCCTCGCCGCCCCCGGGTGGCGATCCTCTCCACCGGAGACGAGCTGTGCCGGGCGGATGAGCCCCCCGAGGGCCGCATCGTCGACACCAATGGCCCGGCGCTGGCGCTGGCCGTCTCTCGCGCGGGCGGCCTGCCCACCGTGCTGGGCATCGCCCGGGACACGCTGGAAGAGGTGTCCTCGCGCCTGGCGGCCGCGCAGGGCTTCGACGTGGTGCTCACCAGCGCGGGCGTCTCGGTGGGCGAGCGGGACTTCGTCAAGGCGGCCCTCGAGCAACAGGGCGTGGAGATGAACTTCTGGCGGGTGGCCATCAAGCCCGGCAAGCCCCTGGCCGTGGGCCGACGCGGTGCCACGCTGTACTTCGGGCTACCGGGCAACCCCACCTCTTCCCTGGTGACCTTCGAGCTGTTCGTCCGGCCCGTGCTCCGCCGCCTGCAGGGCCACACCGACGTGGAGCCCCCTCGCGTGCCCGGCCGCCTGGAGGGAGAGCTGCGCAAGCCACCTGGGCTGGCGCACTACATCCGTGTAGCGGCCTCCTGGCGGGAGGGCGAGCTCTGGGTTCGTCCGCTCGCCACGCAGACCTCCGGGGCTTTGCGCTCCGCGGCATCGGCCACTCACCTGCTGCACTTTCCCCGCTCCGCCAACAGTCTGACTCATGGGGCGCATGTGGAACTCTTGCCGGTCTCCTGGAGCGCCTGAAGAACATCGGGGGGATTGGCTCATCCAACCTGTTGGTTCCCGTGGGCCTCACTTGACTTGAACCCCAACGAACCCTGAAAAGGGCTCTCTCGACTGGAGAACGGTTCACCATGTCTGACACCCGTCCACCCCAGGTCCTCCCGGCCCGCAAGCCCACTCAGCACCTGGAGCGCTACTCCGAAGCGGACATTCCCACCGAGCGGGGCGTGCTGCGGACGGTCGTCTTCAAGGATCGCCGCAACGGGCGGGAGCACGTGGCGCTGGTGGTGGGCGAGGTGGCGGGCGTGGAGGGCGTGCCGGTCCGGGTTCACTCCGAGTGCCTGACCTCGGAAGTCTTCGGCAGCCTGAAGTGCGACTGCCGGGAGCAGCTGGATCGGGCCCTGGACTTCATCTCCCAGGGGGGATGTGGGGTCGTCCTCTACCTCCGCCAGGAAGGCCGAGGCATCGGCCTGGGCAACAAGATCAAGGCGTACGCCCTGCAGGCCAAGGGGTACGACACGTACGAATCCAACCGGCAATTGGGTTTCGCGGACGACCTTCGCAGCTATGATATCGCCGCGGAGATGCTCCGGTCGCTGGACGTGCGGTCGGTGGACCTCATAACGAACAACCCATTGAAGATCGCGGGGCTGGTGGAGGAAGGCATCCCCGTGCGGCGTCGAATCCCTTCCCGGACCGAGCACAATCCGCATAACGTCGGCTACCTGAAGACCAAGCGCGAGCGTACGGGGCACCTGATTGAGCTCTTCGCCGAGGAAGACACGGAAGCAAAAGCCGGCTGACAAGCCGCTGCGCGAGTACCGCGCGCGCGAGTCGGCACGCCGAGTCCAGGCCGCTGAGCGCGCCTCGAAGGACGGCGCCGGCAAGGTGCCGTTCCACGTGCGCTTCTGGGGCGTGCGTGGCTCGATTCCCTCTCCGGGACCGCACACGCGGATCTACGGCGGCAACACCCCGTGCGTGGAGATGCGCGTGGGGGACGAGCTGCTGGTGTTCGATCTGGGCACGGGCGCGCTGCCGCTGGGCGATAGCCTGCTGGCGTCGGGCAAGCCGGTGCAGGCCTCGGTGTTCCTGTCGCACTACCACTACGACCACCTGCAGGGCCTGCCGTTCTTCAAGCCGATCTTCGTGCCGCAGAACGGGTTCACCTTCTACGGCGCGCCTCGCAACGGGCAGTCGGTGAAGCAGATCCTCTCGGGGCAGATGACGCAGCCCTACTTCCCGGTGACGGCGGAAGGGGTGTTCCGGGCGCAGCTGAGCTACCACGACATCCAGCCGGGCTCGGTGTTGACGGTGGGTCCGGCGCGGGTGCGCACGGTGGAGCTGAACCACCCGGG includes these proteins:
- a CDS encoding MBL fold metallo-hydrolase, with the protein product MSSSPRKTRKQKPADKPLREYRARESARRVQAAERASKDGAGKVPFHVRFWGVRGSIPSPGPHTRIYGGNTPCVEMRVGDELLVFDLGTGALPLGDSLLASGKPVQASVFLSHYHYDHLQGLPFFKPIFVPQNGFTFYGAPRNGQSVKQILSGQMTQPYFPVTAEGVFRAQLSYHDIQPGSVLTVGPARVRTVELNHPGGNLGYRVECEGRSVVYATDIEHSDEENARFFEFARGADLLIYDSMYTEDEYCGRHGPPRTGWGHSTFQAAVHAANECQAKTLVLFHHDPGRDDASMNRMLRQVRKHRPEAIAAKEDMVLKLP
- the glp gene encoding gephyrin-like molybdotransferase Glp, with translation MSIGSDLLPVEDARARALALASPLPAEWARLEEALGRALAADVRAQRTLPPWDNSAMDGYAVRSADLTGQLPARLTILETIHAGGTPRHELRPGTCARIMTGAPLPAGADAVVMQERTKPGAPGETPPTVEILEAVAAGAFVRPRGEDARAGEPLLVQGTPLGIPEVGLLTGQGMSLVPVPRRPRVAILSTGDELCRADEPPEGRIVDTNGPALALAVSRAGGLPTVLGIARDTLEEVSSRLAAAQGFDVVLTSAGVSVGERDFVKAALEQQGVEMNFWRVAIKPGKPLAVGRRGATLYFGLPGNPTSSLVTFELFVRPVLRRLQGHTDVEPPRVPGRLEGELRKPPGLAHYIRVAASWREGELWVRPLATQTSGALRSAASATHLLHFPRSANSLTHGAHVELLPVSWSA
- the ribA gene encoding GTP cyclohydrolase II; the encoded protein is MSDTRPPQVLPARKPTQHLERYSEADIPTERGVLRTVVFKDRRNGREHVALVVGEVAGVEGVPVRVHSECLTSEVFGSLKCDCREQLDRALDFISQGGCGVVLYLRQEGRGIGLGNKIKAYALQAKGYDTYESNRQLGFADDLRSYDIAAEMLRSLDVRSVDLITNNPLKIAGLVEEGIPVRRRIPSRTEHNPHNVGYLKTKRERTGHLIELFAEEDTEAKAG
- a CDS encoding ATP-binding protein, with amino-acid sequence MNALAMPLEAPSGTVALVFTDIEGSTRLWEHCSEGMRVALELHDRILRTLLASSSGYEVKTQGDSFMVAFPTALEAMRWCLNVQQMLLEAPWPEEILAEPEAAPVRGPRGVLHRGLRVRMGIHVGEPERRLNARTGQVDYIGRMVNVASRVAEAGHGGQVLVSGAAWAQVAGLLDRLDRPVVRVLGSFRLKGIAEPVPLLEVLPVALADRRFETLRVREERRGNLPEDPGDIIGREEELNTLRLWLGEGARLITILGPGGMGKTRLAAYFGSLQMGTRQWDGGVWWCDLTEAATVEDICHVVSQALGVHLSSGGATELVGVLGSALSGRGQALIILDNLEHLTQHIPAALRRWMVMAPQVRFLITSQESLRLAGERILDLAPLGLPSEADSGVEAIARSEAVRLFVRRARAARGSFELSETEAPLVADIVRRLDGIALAIELAAARTALLGVSQIRERLSRRFDLLRGGQRDAMSRQATLRGAIDWSWNLLDMIEQAVLAQCSVFRGGFSLESAEAVLALPPGGVDVLEIVQALRSKSLLRADAPEGLPGELRLGMYESIREYASARLAETGSGPALVARHADYYLALGRELHETARRGDAEALRRLSLERENLLAVCDHALAAWPPTPESVLRALEALVVLEPDIASRGPVGITLPRLDRALEQAATLSESSLPRAEALAVRGRAHLETGELAAARRDLELARTSFQALGEVARQKRILVDLSIVARHEGNVAAAWELVQQAQHLPSGRDRWLEAYALGNLGITEQVRGGPAGAVPHLHAALELFRVVGDRTFEVLFLNNLALAIGEAGGTSEAVEFLEEAIAKALGTGNRSGYAIARLNLGCFLLDADRPMEACEHLEATVELGRQLGQRIVEGCARGELGRAFLASGATEIARMHLTHATSTLAHVSRWHALRFSLHLAAVQALQGAMQEARRGFAALGGTSEIQTDPVLRELAELLYATVELAESQNGPSGSADAGRSREGVHRRLERARNVPPEGASSDLRGWVRLLELESSPET
- a CDS encoding protease inhibitor I42 family protein, with product MAKPKSGAKKATSAAKKDKAARLELLKNASKRVAKVATKVAKAVKEKVTGGKGAKAPAAKTPAAKAPAAKAPAKGKAAKAEKGEKAEKAEATKPEKAEKGEKAEKAEKAEKAEATKPEKAEKGEKAEAAPKGKAGGKGAKAAAAPVAPPPERQRPRATKLPPPGDPLTKREMEQLLTAGEGRGVFGEGSLKGRLVVQEGLPQLIVVGRDKRELTFLLMGPDQEVLPAYVDHKVSVSGLIRKTTNYGGTVDVRKYSAKKPEAEVPVVAPVETEAKLRFLSPGEVSMVVSAGMGAGIKGFASLRGNLEMTGEDFVLVVSNAGTRQQVSFILEGKGTKGMRRNVGQLLQVTGVVEKASGWGGRVSVENFEPRPVEARVSREDMEIVHVEGEVPTSVDVKLNNGLTVRLQEQPGYTWAVEPTMAKRVGLREARFEPGTGEGGTATREFFFTPRSPGASEMEFFLAKAFTPGVVERSFKINVTVKP
- the rnr gene encoding ribonuclease R, which codes for MNPSPEQLKQILSDADHPLGVKELLRLAGLHPGQQTALKRALRDLVRGGEILKEGKRFRLEERRPAPAEPKGRKGRKEPLPTRPERNQVEGILSVHRDGFGFVRPLSGEGDDVFLPPAEAARALDQDRVVVEVAGRPGRLEGRLVTVVQRRRELVVGEYQEQGGRHAQVVPSDTSLQGPIRVPRTQMARDGDMVKVRLGVGARMLDPGQGLFGEVAGSLGRPGDPSVEVLSIAYGKGFNDEFPPEVMDEADAVGAAVSEEEARGEARKDLRTLPLITIDGEDARDFDDAVYAEPHGNGWRLVVAIADVTHYVREGSPLNAEALRRATSVYLPDRVLPMLPERLSNGICSLRPEEDRLCMVADMVFDARAQLRSYELYPGVMRSVARCTYNEVQDVLDGKDVPHRNALRPLFERLLAVSRALRKMRKERGAIDFDLPEHKVVVGEDGMPERMEKRERKESHRLIEECMLAANEAVAKFFQDEGLPSVYRFHGEPDEQKLAAFAALAQAYGFKLRFDDGVTSKELDAFISQLEGHPEQRALNQLLLRSMMQAVYSASRVGHYGLAAEHYLHFTSPIRRYPDLLVHRLLKAHWLRKGKKRSQAALDREESQLEDMAEQSSERERAAMQVEREVVSFYATLLMQDRVGEEFDATVSSITDFGFFAELEVEHVEGLIKTESIGFGGRLDKLLHALVFPDGRRIRVGQRCRVRLVSVNPERRQMDFEALEIDGKPVTRRERPQRRGPREEWQPSARFDEAPRFGVVRPQARQEAPRFEEPRRGRFVRAGQREEAAPSKAERKRWKAERPTERYEESRRAPPREQAPASEGGRGRRRFLVRPAEESPSPREAEDTRKPWRPEPPPPEGDPLAAFMADAPPPTPPPGFDRLRALAARSLRQGGERPAPAFSHERPSEEAGEKRPSRRPAPERKKALKAAPAGKRKGAPGKGGGPKPRGKGKFKPGRRGR